The Sandaracinaceae bacterium genome contains a region encoding:
- a CDS encoding methyltransferase domain-containing protein: MTWEKAWREGRTGWDAGGSPPILVELVERGELPRGRALVPGCGAGWDVFTLAAEDREVVGLDLAPTAATRFADLRAEKGIGADRARIQTEDFFAHRPEAPYDLVWDYTFLCAIHPGERETWAAKMDALVAPEGELVTLIFPAVDAPPRGEGPPFPLKPEHVRALLEPRWEPIRLEPVTRSHPGREGMEHIGRWRRRQR, from the coding sequence ATGACGTGGGAGAAGGCGTGGCGTGAGGGCCGCACGGGGTGGGACGCGGGCGGCTCGCCGCCGATCCTCGTGGAGCTGGTCGAGCGCGGTGAGCTCCCGAGGGGGCGCGCGCTCGTGCCCGGTTGCGGCGCGGGCTGGGACGTCTTCACGCTCGCGGCCGAGGATCGAGAGGTGGTGGGGCTCGACCTCGCGCCGACCGCGGCGACGCGCTTCGCCGACCTTCGGGCCGAGAAGGGCATCGGCGCGGACCGGGCGCGCATCCAGACCGAGGACTTCTTCGCCCACCGGCCCGAGGCGCCGTACGACCTCGTCTGGGATTACACGTTTCTTTGCGCCATCCACCCGGGCGAGCGCGAGACCTGGGCCGCGAAGATGGACGCGCTCGTCGCGCCGGAGGGGGAGCTCGTCACGCTCATCTTCCCGGCCGTGGACGCGCCGCCGCGCGGGGAGGGGCCGCCCTTCCCGTTGAAGCCCGAGCACGTGCGAGCGCTGCTCGAGCCGAGGTGGGAGCCGATCCGCCTCGAGCCCGTCACGCGGAGCCACCCGGGGCGCGAGGGCATGGAGCACATCGGTCGCTGGCGCCGCCGTCAGCGATAG
- a CDS encoding SDR family oxidoreductase, with product MAKIVITGANRGIGLELAKQRAAGNEVIAVCREPSEALKALDVRIEAGVDVTDDAALKKLAGRLDGVDVLINNAGILKNESLEDLDFDSIRKQLEVNALGPLRVSAALAPKMKNPSKLAIVTSRMGSIADNTSGGRYGYRMSKAAVNMAGVSLSHDLKDRGVAVAILHPGFVRTEMTGKNGNVEPAEAASQLWARIDALTPETSGTFWHANGEVLPW from the coding sequence ATGGCCAAGATCGTCATCACGGGCGCCAACCGCGGCATCGGGCTCGAGCTCGCCAAGCAGCGCGCGGCAGGGAACGAAGTCATCGCCGTCTGTCGCGAGCCGAGCGAGGCGCTGAAGGCGCTCGACGTGCGCATCGAAGCAGGGGTGGACGTCACCGACGACGCCGCGCTGAAGAAGCTCGCCGGGCGGCTCGACGGAGTCGACGTGCTCATCAACAACGCCGGCATCCTGAAGAACGAGTCACTCGAGGATCTCGACTTCGACTCCATCCGGAAGCAGCTCGAGGTCAACGCGCTCGGGCCGCTGCGCGTGAGCGCGGCGCTCGCGCCGAAGATGAAGAACCCGAGCAAGCTCGCCATCGTCACCAGCCGCATGGGCTCGATCGCGGACAACACGAGCGGCGGCCGCTACGGCTACCGCATGAGCAAGGCGGCGGTGAACATGGCCGGCGTCTCGCTCTCGCACGACCTGAAGGATCGCGGCGTCGCGGTGGCCATCTTGCACCCGGGCTTCGTGCGCACCGAGATGACCGGCAAGAACGGGAACGTCGAGCCGGCCGAGGCCGCCTCGCAGCTCTGGGCCCGCATCGACGCGCTCACGCCGGAGACGAGCGGGACGTTCTGGCACGCGAACGGCGAAGTCCTGCCCTGGTAG
- a CDS encoding sulfurtransferase, with protein sequence MVDLPTPLISPEALLARGLGSVLLLDARGGPDAAERYLAAHIEGARFVDLERDLSGDTSHPEQGGRHPLPPVRRWAERVGQWGIDPSTPVVIYDDRGGALAAARCWWMLRAIGHEPVAVLDGGLAAAQAAGLPISHKDDRGTVQPRGPYPADAWLRPLVDVEAVERALADPSWRVIDVRARARYRGDEEPLDPVGGHIPGAVGLPLTDHLGDDGRFLSPESLRAMYGSTAPGGAAPERTILSCGSGVTACHTLLAFEAAGLEGAPLYVGSFSEWSRSGREVKTGDLP encoded by the coding sequence ATGGTCGACCTCCCGACGCCGCTCATCTCCCCCGAGGCGCTCCTCGCGCGGGGGCTCGGATCCGTGCTCCTCCTCGACGCGCGCGGCGGCCCCGACGCGGCCGAGCGCTACCTCGCGGCGCACATCGAGGGCGCGCGCTTCGTCGACCTCGAGCGCGATCTCAGCGGCGACACGTCCCACCCGGAGCAGGGCGGCCGTCACCCGCTGCCTCCTGTCCGCCGGTGGGCGGAGCGAGTCGGCCAGTGGGGCATCGATCCTTCGACCCCGGTCGTGATCTACGACGACCGGGGCGGCGCGCTCGCGGCCGCTCGGTGCTGGTGGATGCTCCGCGCGATCGGTCACGAGCCGGTCGCGGTGCTCGACGGTGGGCTCGCCGCGGCGCAGGCGGCCGGGTTGCCCATCTCGCACAAGGACGACCGCGGCACCGTGCAGCCTCGCGGCCCCTACCCCGCCGACGCGTGGCTTCGCCCGCTCGTGGACGTCGAGGCGGTGGAGCGCGCGCTGGCCGACCCGAGCTGGCGCGTGATCGACGTGCGCGCGCGGGCCCGCTATCGGGGCGACGAGGAGCCCCTCGATCCGGTCGGCGGCCACATCCCGGGCGCCGTCGGCCTGCCGCTGACGGATCACCTCGGCGATGACGGACGGTTCCTCTCGCCGGAGTCGCTGCGGGCGATGTACGGGAGCACCGCCCCCGGAGGCGCCGCGCCGGAGCGCACCATCCTGAGCTGCGGCTCCGGGGTCACCGCCTGCCACACCCTGCTCGCGTTCGAGGCGGCGGGGCTCGAGGGCGCGCCGCTCTACGTCGGGAGCTTCAGCGAGTGGTCGCGGAGCGGGCGCGAGGTGAAGACGGGCGACCTTCCTTGA
- a CDS encoding CapA family protein — protein MRRLVIAWLFVCSALPSVAEAQRAGPRIALGGDVLYDGPLDYQLRRRARVVGRAQAYREVFADLTPTLSGADFALVNLESPVSDRYRERGSEAAVFSAPDDFLDALRGAGVDAVTIANNHAYDQGTRGLANTLAASEAHAMPMVGAGEDAAEAARARIVEIDGARIAIAAWTEGSNHRPQADEASAPRIAFLRDGTLAESLRRARGEASLVIAVFHWIREDLTRPRPIMRRIAREAAEAGADLVVGHGTHVPGSTERLRTADGREVTVLYSLGNLLAAMDEPAGTLLSREVGVRDAPLALVQTEWRGDRLTVRRLEVRHHWIARPLGRAPWLEGGALAVSRPVSIDAELTRLSAAACGRQCDLRAEAYRRRVSLIDAAMSPVDAPTPPPVLAALTPPRPARVTPSRDRARVPRRSAPRQTVPDSDPRLAPYLRGAELRARFAPGVAREASIDERAVGRLAALLREDRSLRVEVIAYAEAPDGARLAALRARRVKGLIAMRGPSRSRFRHRGAVGRPRIVVRLYR, from the coding sequence GTGCGTCGGCTCGTCATCGCTTGGCTCTTCGTGTGTTCTGCGCTGCCCTCGGTCGCCGAGGCGCAGCGCGCCGGGCCGCGGATCGCGCTCGGCGGTGACGTGCTCTACGACGGCCCGCTGGACTATCAGCTGCGCCGCCGGGCGCGCGTGGTGGGGCGCGCGCAGGCGTACCGGGAGGTCTTCGCCGACCTGACCCCGACGCTCTCGGGCGCGGACTTCGCGCTCGTGAACCTGGAGTCGCCGGTGTCGGATCGCTACCGCGAGCGTGGCTCCGAGGCGGCGGTGTTCAGCGCGCCGGACGACTTCCTCGACGCGCTCCGGGGCGCGGGGGTCGACGCGGTCACCATCGCGAACAACCACGCCTACGACCAGGGCACGCGCGGCCTCGCCAACACGCTCGCCGCGTCCGAGGCCCACGCGATGCCGATGGTCGGCGCCGGTGAGGACGCGGCCGAGGCGGCGCGCGCGCGCATCGTGGAGATCGACGGCGCGCGCATCGCCATCGCGGCGTGGACCGAGGGCTCGAACCACCGACCGCAGGCGGACGAGGCGAGCGCGCCCCGCATCGCGTTCCTGCGCGACGGCACCCTCGCCGAGAGCCTCCGGCGAGCCCGCGGCGAAGCGAGCCTGGTGATCGCCGTGTTCCACTGGATCCGCGAAGACCTCACGCGCCCTCGCCCGATCATGCGGCGGATCGCGCGCGAGGCGGCCGAAGCGGGCGCGGATCTCGTGGTCGGGCACGGCACCCACGTGCCCGGCTCGACCGAGCGGCTGCGGACGGCGGACGGACGCGAGGTCACGGTGCTCTACTCGCTCGGGAACCTGCTCGCCGCGATGGACGAGCCGGCCGGCACGCTGCTCAGCCGCGAGGTCGGCGTGCGCGACGCGCCGCTCGCGCTCGTCCAGACCGAGTGGCGCGGGGACCGCCTCACGGTGCGCCGGCTCGAGGTGCGTCACCACTGGATCGCGCGGCCGCTCGGTCGCGCGCCGTGGCTCGAGGGAGGCGCGCTCGCGGTCTCTCGCCCGGTCTCGATCGACGCGGAGCTGACCCGCCTCTCCGCCGCGGCGTGCGGTCGCCAGTGCGACCTGCGCGCGGAGGCCTACCGGCGCCGGGTGTCGCTCATCGACGCGGCGATGTCGCCCGTGGACGCCCCGACGCCGCCGCCCGTGCTCGCGGCCCTGACGCCGCCGCGCCCCGCCCGCGTCACCCCGTCGCGGGACCGCGCGCGCGTCCCGAGACGGAGCGCGCCGCGCCAGACCGTCCCCGACTCTGATCCGCGGCTCGCCCCCTACCTCCGCGGCGCGGAGCTCCGCGCACGCTTCGCGCCCGGCGTGGCGCGGGAAGCCTCGATCGACGAGCGCGCGGTCGGGCGGCTCGCCGCGCTCCTGCGAGAAGATCGGAGCCTGCGCGTGGAGGTGATCGCCTACGCCGAAGCGCCGGACGGCGCGAGGCTCGCCGCGCTGCGCGCGCGCCGCGTGAAGGGCCTCATCGCGATGCGCGGCCCGTCGCGCTCGCGCTTCCGGCACCGCGGCGCGGTGGGCCGTCCGCGGATCGTCGTCCGGCTCTATCGCTGA